Proteins encoded by one window of Carcharodon carcharias isolate sCarCar2 chromosome 30, sCarCar2.pri, whole genome shotgun sequence:
- the swsap1 gene encoding ATPase SWSAP1: MRMVEILLQVLNSFSDEESRTDVTKDWDTRDLGACLLLGEESCGKTSLLFLAAASAAGREGRRVLFLAPSPVQALPSPLLSLEPSSLRRIQFAYPRSAEELLEAVASLHESPCSLPSLILLDGLDRYLQGACGQDMAQQVALIAALLRDSATWLSEKLRSSTEIIATLKTLDQEETAVEPGLPIIERYFPVKCMVKEEPCKLEGAQSYLISFAGLTKSEAKGPSTSQSVEDCTWEMLYEADNVTRIHPVTREKKESEETQDTWGSEEGASN; the protein is encoded by the exons ATGAGGATGGTTGAGATTTTACTGCAGGTCCTGAATTCATTCAGTGATGAAGAAAGCAGGACAGATGTGACTAAGGATTGGGACACCAGGGATCTGGGGGCTTGCCTGCTGCTGGGGGAGGAATCCTGCGGCAaaacctccctcctcttcctgGCAGCAGCCTCAGCAGCTGGCCGAGAGGGCAGGCGGGTGCTCTTCCTGGCCCCCAGCCCAGTGCAAGCGCTGCCCTCCCCGCTCCTCAGCCTGGAGCCCAGCAGCCTGCGGAGGATCCAGTTCGCCTACCCCAGGtcggcggaggagctgctggaggcggTGGCGTCCTTGCACGAGagcccctgcagcctgccctccctCATCCTGCTGGATGGGCTGGACAGGTACCTGCAGGGCGCCTGCGGGCAGGACATGGCTCAGCAGGTGGCGCTGATCGCTGCCTTGCTCCGGGACAGCGCTACCTGGCTCAGTGAGAAGCTACGATCCAGCACAGAGATCATTGCGACACTGAAG ACGCTAGATCAGGAGGAAACTGCAGTGGAGCCGGGTCTGCCTATAATCGAGCGCTATTTCCCAGTGAAGTGCATGGTGAAGGAGGAGCCGTGTAAACTGGAAGGGGCTCAGAGTTATCTCATTTCGTTCGCCGGACTGACAAAGAGTGAGGCTAAAGGGCCTTCTACATCTCAAAGCGTGGAGGACTGTACCTGGGAGATGCTTTATGAGGCTGATAATGTGACAAGGATCCACCCTGTAACAAGAGAGAAGAAGGAAAGTGAAGAGACACAGGACACTTGGGGATCAGAGGAAGGAGCTTCCAACTAA